DNA from Azospirillum sp. TSH100:
CCCGTGACCCGCTGGAGGTCTGCCGCCCCCTGGGCGTCGAGGTCTACCGGCTGGACCCGGCACTGCTGGCGGGCTGGTCGTCGCCGGAGGTCGCGGCCTATCGCGGCAACCACGGCATGACGCTGCCGACCCCGTCCTGGGAGCGGACGGATCCGGCCTGAGGGCGGGGATCCGATGCCGACCATCCTGCTCACCGGCTTCGAGCCGTTCGGCGGCGAGCCTGTCAACCCCTCCTGGGAGGCGGTGCGGCAGCTGGACGGCTGGGAGTGCCGCAGCCACCGCGTCGTGGCAAGGCTGATGCCCTGCGTGTTCGGTGCTGCGCTCGGCGCGCTGGAGCAGGCGGTGGCGGAAACCGAGCCGGTGGATCTGCTGGCCGTCGGGCAGGCGCAGAGCCGGGCGGAGCTGTCTCTGGAGCGGGTGGCCGTCAACCTCGACGACGCCCGCATCCCCGACAATGCCGGCAACCGGCCGGTCGACGCGCCGGTGGTGGCCGGTGGCCCGGCCGCATATTTCGCCAGCCTGCCGGTGAAGGCGATCGCCGTCGCGTTGCGTGACGCCGGCATTCCCGCCGGCCTGTCGCACAGCGCCGGCAGCTTCGTCTGCAACCACCTGTTCTACGGTGCCTGCCATCTGCGGGCGATGCGGCGACCGGCGATGCGTGTCGGCTTCCTGCACATCCCGCTCGCGCCCGAACAGGCGGTCCGTCACCCCGGCATGCCATCGATGGCGGTCGATCAGGTGGTCGCCGGCCTGCGCATCGCCGTGGACACCCTGCTGGCGACCGCCGAGGACCGTCATGAGGTGGCCGGGACGCTGGAGTAGCGGGCCCTACCCCGCCTCGGCCAGCAGCCATTCCTTGAAACGGCGAACCCGACGGGCCCGCTCGGCGCCCGGCGCGTGGGCGATCAGGTAACGGCCGCGCGGGCGCAGCGTCTCGGGCATCGGCTGGACCAGCCTGCCCGACGCCACGTCCTCCGCGGCCAGGAAGACCGGCAGCAGAGCCACCCCCATGCCGGCCGACGCCGCCTCGGCGATCATGAAGAAATGCTCGAAGGCCAGCGACAGCGCCGACTCGGGCAGGGGCAGACCGAAGGCGG
Protein-coding regions in this window:
- the pcp gene encoding pyroglutamyl-peptidase I is translated as MPTILLTGFEPFGGEPVNPSWEAVRQLDGWECRSHRVVARLMPCVFGAALGALEQAVAETEPVDLLAVGQAQSRAELSLERVAVNLDDARIPDNAGNRPVDAPVVAGGPAAYFASLPVKAIAVALRDAGIPAGLSHSAGSFVCNHLFYGACHLRAMRRPAMRVGFLHIPLAPEQAVRHPGMPSMAVDQVVAGLRIAVDTLLATAEDRHEVAGTLE